DNA from Helcococcus ovis:
TTATCTTTTTCTTTACATCAACTTGTAATGGTTGATTATTAATTTTAAGATTATTTAATTCATTTAACACCATATACTCTTGATAAAGCAAAGATGATTTAGGTAAAACTTTCTCATTAGGTAAATAAGTACATTCATTAATCATTCTTTTTATAAATTCTTCTTCAGATTTATGTAAATCAACTACAGTTTCAAAATTCCAAGGCCTAATTTTTTCATTTTTATATTCTTCATTTTTAACTATCCAAGCATTTCCACCTTTATTTTTATGATAGTCATTTAATGGTCCTACATAATATGGAATCCTAAATTTAAATATCTTTTCAATCTTTTCAGCCCTAGTAAATCCATCTTCTTTTACTTCAAAAGATGGATAATCTAATAGTAAATTTTCTATTATTTTTCTTAGCTCAATTAAATGAACTTGATGAGGTATTACCGAATTAGTTGAAACGATTTGTTTTAATAGGAATTGCTCATTTTCAATTTTTGAAATAATATATAAATAATCTTTATCATTATTATCTACAATTTTATTTAATTCTTTTTTTATATAATTTGTGAAATCTTCATAACTACATTTTTTTACAGGAAATATTCTTTTTTTATTATTATAATAGCCTAAATATGCTACATATCCTTTTTCATTAGATTTATCTCTAAAAATTTGATTATAAACTTTATTATCTGAATCATATTTTCTTATTAAATTTTTTAATAATTTTAAATCATTTTGATGGTTATTATAGGATTCAACTTTTGCATCAGATAAATATTTATGACCTTTTAGTATATCTTTTAATAAAATGAAATCATATATTGCTTTTAAATTAATAATTAATTCATATTTATATCCTAATAAATTTTCAAAATATTCTAAATTTTCTTGATATTTTTCATCAGAAAGTTCAAAATCAGTTTTTTTATCTTCTTCTACTTTCACTTTTATTTCATCATCATTAAATATATCCTTTACCTTAACTTTTCCTGATATTACAAGAGTAAAAATACTATTTAGTATTTTTATTTTAGTTTTATCTGATTTGTAATTAGGTATAATATTTTTTACTTTATTTTTCTTATCAGTCTTTTTTAATGAATTATCTAACAAGACAGTAAATATTTCATTATAAAAATCTTCATCTAAATTTATATCTAATTCTTCATTAATTATATTCATTAAATTATATAGATATGGTTTGTAATCCGTTATATTATTTAATTCACCATCAATAAGGAAATGCCCCCTCTTCTTCATCATTTGATTAATTGCCAAAAAATATAACCTTATATCTTTTTTTTCAGAATGTTCTATTAAATCTTTTCTTAAATGAAAAATTGTTTTATATTTTTTAAAATATTCTTTATCAGTAAAATTCAAGTCATCAAACAATGAGTATTTTCCATTTATTTTTTTATCCTCTTCCCAATACTTACTTTCATCTAACCTCAAATAAAAATTTTTGTCTACTTTACTAATTTCTTCTTCGAAAATTTCCCTTAATAATTGGAGTCTCATTCGTTTCCTATCGTTACGCCTTTTTGAAGATCTAAAACCTCTTCTTTCTGCTGCCGTTTTAGCTTCAGAAAATAATCTTACACCCCATAAATCTTTACCTTTTTTTCTTATAAGGTTATAAACTTCATCAGTAACTGCCCATCCTACAGAATTTGTTCCAATATCTAATCCTAAGTAATATTTTCCCATTATTCCTCCTAATATAATAAAAACTTGACAAATAAAATTTTTTTTGAAATAATGTATACATAATCTTGTTAATACCTATACGAGATTACATCATGAGTTCAAATAAAAATTTATTCGAATCGCCCGCAGGGCTTGCATTGGCAAACTAAACAAATCTACGGATTTGTTTTTTTATTTTAAATACATTTCAAAAAACGTATATCATATTTATTATATAATATTCATTTATTTTTATCAATATAAATCTTTGCTCTCTTACCATAATATTCTTTATTTGTAACTTTAGCATATAATAATTTTTTTGCATACATTTTAAAGAGAAAAGATTATATTATCACTTTTAATAAATAACCTATTTCTATATTTTTTAATTATTCAATAAACTCTTCACTCATTTTACCATCAACAATTTTAAAAACTCTATCACAATGCTTTAAAAGTCTATTATCGTGAGTTACCATTATAGTTGTTCTATTTGAGTCTTCTGTAATTTCTTTTAGAATTTTTACTACATCCATTGCCCTATTTGTATCTAAGCTTGCTGTAGGCTCATCTGCTAATATTAAATTTGGCTCTGGGTATAAAGCTCTAGCAATAGCTGCTCTTTGTCTTTCACCACCAGATAAATCACCCGGATATTGATCTTTTCTATTGTAAATTCCAAATTTTTCCATTATTGATTTTGCTTTTTCCTTATTGTGTTTCGTTTTATTAAACTTATCAACTAACTCAAATTGTTCAGAAATTTTTAAAAATGGTACTAGATTTGAAGCTTGCAATATAAACCCAATTTTATCAAATCTTAAACTATTTCTATCTTTTTCATTCAATTCACTAATATCTTGTCCATTGAAAAATATTTTTCCATTTGTTGGCTTTTGTAATCCACCCATCATTGTAAGAAGTGTAGATTTTCCTGAACCTGATGGCCCAATTATAGCTACTAATTCTCCAGAATTAACTGAAAATGACGTTTCCTTTAATGCTTCTATTTTATCATTTCCATCTTGAAATTCTTTATTTACTTTTTCAAATCTTATTATTTCGCTCATTATTAACTCCTAATCTAACACTTCTAATGGATCAACTTTTGTTACACCTCTTACAGAAAATATTGCACCAACAAGTGAAATTACAACTATTATCAACGCTATTAATCCGTAAAATGTATAATTTGATTTAAATGGAACAGTCTTAGGTAAAAATATTTCTGAAACCAGATTTAATCCTAATCCAATTAATACACCTATCACACTTACTAAAAAAGTCTGATGAATTACAGATTTAGAAATATATAAGTTTGATATCCCCTGTACTTTCATTATTCCAAATGTTTGTTTCTTTTGCATTGTTATAATATACATAAAGACACCTAGTACTATAGTAGATATTAGTATTAGAAATCCTATCATTAGTCCAAATGTAAGTACTTGAGCTAAATATCCAGGAATCTCATTTATGAATTCGTCAATGCTTATTACATCATATTTTTCATTAGTTTTTAAATCATTTTCACCATGAACAATTATACCAGCAATTCTCTCAGGAATATTTTTCGTAGCACCCGAAGTTGCATCAGTTTTATCATCATTTGATTCAGCATCATGTTTTACAAAACTTAAAATGTTTGGTGATGATTCATTTAATTCTGTATAAATAACTGAAGAAACATTGTATTTTGATTCTTTTGTAAATCCAACTATTTCATACTCTCTATCATTCATACTTATTAATAGTTTGTCTCCAATTTCAAGTTTTTCTTCATCTTTAAGTGAAATTGAAGCTAGAACTTGATCTTTATTTTCAGGTTTTTTTCCTTCTATTATTTCAGGATAAGCCTTAGAATCTTGATTTAGTCCAATCATAGCAATGTTAATTGTATTTTCTTTAGATTCATTTGAATTTTTATATGCTACAACTCTTGCCAAATTTATTGGTGAAATATCATAATTCTTTAAATCGTCAAGTGCCTTCTTATCCATCATTGATGCTGATAAATTTGAATTTGTACCTGATTTTAATACAATTTTATTTGCATTCCACATTTCTACAGCTGTCACATTGTCTTTTGCAAGTCCATATGCTAAGCCAGTTAAGAAGAAAACTAGATATGAAATTAATACTACAATACATATAATTAAAACAAATCTACTTTTCTCTTTTTTCATTTCTTTTATTGCTAAAAACATTATCTCTCCTTATTAATTTTATATAATATATCACATATTATATATTAAGGAGTTGTATTTTACAACTATTAATGTTAGGATATATTTATAAAAAATTTATGAGGTATTTATGGATTTTATATGTTTTATTAATATGTTTTATAGATATGGCAAAAAACTTTTAGAAGAAATGTTGTCAGATAAAAATTTAAATATGCAAGAATTAATAGTACTTTTAGTTATTAATGAATCAAAAGGGATTTTCCAAAGTAAATTGCTAAATTTTACCGCTCTGGATAAAGGAAATTTCTCAAAATTTTTAAGACAACTTGAAAATAAGGATTTGATTTATAGAGTTGCAAGTGAAGAAATGATTGGACAAAATATGTGTTATCTTACTAAAAATGGTAAAAAATTAATTCCTCATTTAAAAGACACTCTTGATAAATGGCAAAATTCACTTTTAGAAAACATAGAAAATGAAAAGGTTGAAAATTTTAATAAAGTATCTAAGTCAATTTCTGAAAATCTTATTGAAAAATTAAAAATAAAATGGTAAGACACTTTATTATCACAAAACTCCATCATTTTCAATCTTTCCTTTCATGGCAGGCTTTACAAAATATTTTCCCATTTATCATATTCTTCCCATATCTGGATATTTGATATTTTACTTATTTGCTTCTTCCCTGATTTTTATAAAAACAAGTAAAGGTTCTTATCTTATGTTTTTTGTATATCTTTACGGTACTTTTTGATATATAATGATAATCTCTCAAGTAACAATTGTCGGGAAATCATATATGTTAAAAGAACATATTTTTACAAAGGAGGATTAATATTTTGTACATTTTTATATAATCACTTTGGTACATTTTGGTATTGTCATTTACAATTATATTCCGTATAATATTTTTTGAAGTTAAAATCTTTTGATTTTTCTAAATATAATATATCTCCGTTATGTTTCACAATTCCCATTAATTTCGTTTTAGGATGGGTTGCAAAATATGCTAAATCTTTATTTGAGAAAAATTCATTGTTAGGATGATTATGTAATACGTATTTATAATCAAAGCTTCCCAAATCTAATTCGCTTTCGGTACCATAAATTTTTTCTTCAAATCCATTAAACATGAATGCTATCTCCATTGAATTATTAGAATCTCTAGCTTCGATTAATAATTCCTTATTAAATTTTACAGAGCGTCATTTTCAGCTTGATTTAAATTATCAACATTAGGTCCATTTAAATTGTTCACAACGTTATCATTAATCGGATAAATCTTATCCCCATGTCCACGTGAAATATGATTATTCTTTCCTTCAATCATCCTCATTAACTCATCTTCACTATCATAATCCAAACCTTCAAGCATATCGCTTAAATGCGAACGACAATAAGGATGAAGCGGTGGAGCATTTACTCCGATTTTAATTTTATCAATAGGAATAATTCTTTGGCCGTGTTCCCTGCATATTTTTGAAGTCCTTTTATCAAGTGTGGCTTCAAACTTTTTAGCAAGTATTCCACGTCTTTTACTATCATCTAATTCTGCTGTATTTACCACGTATGATGTTAATATTCAAGTTCATGTTGCTCTCGCATTTAATTCTAGTTTATCAGTCCACTTTCTATCGCATTTATTTTATATTTTTCAGATATTTCCTATCCTAATTTTCCCTTGTATACCTTAATCCATACAATACAAGACTTCTTCTGTTTTTTTTTTTAAACATTACCATTGTTAAAAACTTTAATATTTTTCTTGTTTAGATATAGATTTATCATTCAATTATTTCATTCGTTCGTCTATCTAAGATTTAACTCCTTGATTTTTTTACGATATTTTTATGTATTATTAAAGAAACAGGAATGGGAAGCGGCGACTTCAAATCTACAATAGTAGAAATTATTATGTATTCTTAAAGGCTTTTATGGGATAAGGATAGCTCGAACAATCTACAATAGTAGAAATTATTATGTATTCTTAAAGAGATGATACCAAAATTTAGAGCGTGGGAATCTACAATAGTAGAAATTATTATGTATTCTTAAAGAGATGATACCAAAATTTAGAGCGTGGGAATCTACAATAGTAGAAATTATTATGTATTCTTAAAGAGATGATACCAAAATTTAGAGCGTGGGAATCTACAATAGTAGAAATTATTATGTATTCTTAAAGGTTTGACTTCTTCAACCGAATTGTCGCATCTACAATAGTAGAAATTATTATGTATTCTTAAAGAAGTATTTTGAATATTGCCATATAGTCATCTACAATAGTAGAAATTATTATGTATTCTTAAAGTGAAAAAAATATAGGTATTGCAACAGTTATCTACAATAGTAGAAATTATTATGTATTCTTAAAGAATATAGGAGAAAATTTTGAAGAAACATCTACAATAGTAGAAATTATTATGTATTCTTAAAGGAAATCAAAGTGTATTTGCCAAACTTCGATCTACAATAGTAGAAATTATTATGTATTCTTAAAGGACCGCTGTAAATGATTTTTACACACAATATCTACAATAGTAGAAATTATTATGTATTCTTAAAGTTATATAGATTAGGCTCTTCCACAGAAATCTACAATAGTAGAAATTATTATGTATTCTTAAAGAAAATAAATGAAAAATATTTTAAAATCGATCTACAATAGTAGAAATTATTATGTATTCTTAAAGCGCCATTATTCTCGATATTGTGTCAATTAATCTACAATAGTAGAAATTATTATGTATTCTTAAAGATTGATTTTTATACCCTAATCGACTAGCATCTACAATAGTAGAAATTATTATGTATTCTTAAAGAGCTATAAGAGGAAGTTTGAAAACCGCAATCTACAATAGTAGAAATTATTATGTATTCTTAAAGATAATAACAGCCCAGTATCATTTGTACATCTACAATAGTAGAAATTATTATGTATTCTTAAAGAGCTAATGCATATATATTCAATAAAAGTGCTCTTATTGTCACTAAAGTTAGTATTGAAACGCATAAACTCTTATTTTTCGAATACATTTTTGAAATCCTTTAAGAATATTAAAAATTAAGTTATAGGTTTTACACTATTATTATATCATCATTTTCATGAATTGGATAGCCATAATTAATAATACTATCTTTATCTACTTTATATATCATTACACTATCAGATTCCTTAAATAATTTTTTGAATTTATTCTCAATATCCGATTTGACTAAGTTTAATATCCTCTCTGAATTTTTCACACAAAATATTGAATATTGTATTCTGTATCCATATTTACTTAAATATTTAGAGAATTTAGTTCTAACCTTATCATCTTTTATGTCATAGCTAACAAAAATCATAATTTACCTACTTATATTTATATATCGGAAATTTTGATATATCTTTATTTTTCATAAATGCTCTATAATAATTTTGTATATACAAAAACATTTCTTCTCTATTATCAAGTATTGCTTTCATCAAATAGCCAACATATTTCTTAGATTCTTTATAATTTAATGTTACTTGAAAATTTCTTATAGTAAAATCATTTGTATCTATCATATTTAAATTATTCATTTTAACAATCTGATAATCAATTATTGGTCTAAATGGTTCAACCATATCACAAACTAATGATTTTCTTTTATAAAATATTTTATGATAAACACCTATATATGAATCAAAACCAAAACATTTCAATAAAGCCTCTATATATGTAAATAATAAAGTATATCCTAAATCCATTAAACAATTATTTATGTCATGTTTAACTCTAGGTCTTCTTCCATGCCAATTCTGACCTACAAATAACGTAGAAAAATATAATCTTGATGCTGATCCTTCAATTCCTAATAATGATTTATCATCTTTAACATTATCAATTTTTAAGTAATATTCATATAATTTCATTTTAACATTTGTAAATATTATTCTATCTAAATCAGACTTTTTTAATGCTAAAATTTGATTATCAATTTTATTTTTCACAAAATATTTTGCAATTTCAAAATTATTTTTGTTATAATACTGTCTTTGTCTTAAAATAGTATTCCCTTCTAAAGGTATACAAAATGATTCTATAATCCGAAAAGAATGTGAAAATAAAAATATTGAATAACCAAATTTTTTTGCCCTTTTTATTAATGGAGTAGTGATATTATAATTCCCTACAATCCATAAAAAAAAATTCGATATCCTGTGCTTTGATGAATAATCTCTCCATTTCTATCTTCAACAATTAAATTATCATTCTGAATTCTAAATTTTTCACCTTTATTTGTAAATACTATAATAATTTTCTTAAACATATAATCATTTCTACTTAACATCTATCCCTCCGCATAGAGGATTGTAAATACAATTTTTACACTTTTGAATATTCGTTTGATTAAAATTCAAATAATCAAAATTATTTATTTCATTTATCACTGATTCAAATTTTTCAAACATTTCTTTATCTTCATATGGTAACTTAATTTTATAATGCTTATGATCATCTATACTGTATACTTCGATAGAATTAATTTTAAAACCCATTTCTAATAAAGAAAAGTATTGTGCATAAGTTTGAAATACATAACCATCAAATATTTGTTTTACTTTTTTCTTTCTTTCAACTAATTTCCCCTCATCAATGTAAAATGTATCTAACTTACCTACAAGATTATATTTTTCACAATATAAAGATGTTCCTTGTAATACATTTTTTCTACTAGAATATCTATTTTCATCAACTGCAGAATGTGCGTAACTTCCATTAGTTTGAAATGTACTTTTATATATACTATCATCAAAATCAATATAATATGAATGAAAATAAAGTGACATAGGGCAAAATATAAAATCATTAAGTTCAGCAAAAGTTATTAATTGTTCCATAATATTTGAGGGAGGTAAAACCTCCCTTCTCCTTTCTAACTTATAATAAAATCAATCCAATCTTCATTTTTAATTTTTAAATCAACTTTTGAATCATCAGAGTTACTTATTCTTTCTATTAGTAATAATCCTTTTCTTGCAATATTAAATGCCCCATTAGCATCTCCATTATCAGGAAGTTTAAGGTTTTTAATAGCAACATCATTGGAATTATAATAATTTCCATTCTCATCTGCAACAGGAGATATAATATAATCTTGGATATTATCATGGTTTCTTAATTGAACACTATACTTAAACGCATCAAAAACAACCTTTAATAATTTTATTTTCTTAGAATCGTTTATTTTATCAATTAAAGAAATTATATCTTTATCTTTATCTTCAAAATTAATTCCAAGTTCTATTAATTTATTTTTAAGAATCTCTGTAGGTTTAACATAAAAATATTCCTTCTTTTTGGAATTATAACTTATTCTTTCTCCCCTTGTTGATACTATCCATTTTTTAGATTTTTTATTTTTGAATGATACAAAATTAAATTTTTCAAAATTTTTATAATCAAAAATGAATTTAAAATCTAAATCTTCATTATCAAAATATATATTCTTAAATCCCTTAATAAATTCCTCATACTTAGTAGTATTAATAGAGTTTAATCTAAATAAATTTGTGAAACCAGTCACAGGGTCTATTACAGAAGTATATGCAGCAGGTAAATAGAATACTATACCATTTTGTCCTTGTAAATCTTGATACGAATCAACTGGATAACATGCTTGTATTGGATTTAATATTCCTGAAGGTTCTAAATTTTTTCCTTCATCATAGGTTTCCTTAAATGATAAAGCAGAAAGTTTGTTCATTAATGCTAGTTCAAATTTTTGATAAACTTGTCTCTCTACTTTGAATCTACCACGTTTAAAACCTTGATTAAGATTTTCCAAAATAACAATAGCTTCATAATCTATTATTAATTTACTCAATTTATGAACAACATGACTTAAGTAACCATCTTTCAGTTCTTTAATTTTATTTATATTTGTCCAATTTTTTCTAGCTCTATCTCTATCTTCTTCTCTTGTTCTAAGTTTATCTTGATAATCAACTTCTACTATAGAATTATCAAATCTATTTTGATTTAGAGTATTCAATGAACCTTGTTCAACAATGTTACCTTCTAAATCAATAACAGAGTAATAAAGTAAATGTCTCTCTCCTCTATCAATACCAATAATATGTTTTATTTCTCTATCTTTTATCATATTTTGTACAATCGAATTTACATTTTGATTAGATTTTAGGTCCCAATTAAACGTAATTGGAACATGGAAGAAAAACTGTGATTCAGAGTATCTTCTATCTTTTATTATGTCAAATCTCGCTTCTTTATAATTTAATACATCTTTGTTAAATAATGTTATTGCCTTATCACTTAAATCTTTTCTACCGATTTTTTTATTTAAATATCTATAGCATTCATGATAAATATTTTCTGGAATAGTATTTCCATCTTTATCAATTTTATTTAATAAGATGCTACCTTCTTTATGAATAATTGGCTTCTTTTCTAATTTTTTTCTGTAAAATATTTCTGCCTGTCCATTTAATTTTAGTTTTCTAGCCTTTAAATTTTCATCACTAAACATAGATAACCAATATAATGTGTGTAAGTTTTTCTTACCCTTACTTTCAGGACTAAAGTCTTTATTATAAATTTGGAAAAGCAATAATTTTCCGTCTTCAACTGCTTTATTTACTAAATCTTCATTTATAGTATCAAAATCTAAACTATACCCATAAGAATCAACATCTGCATAGAATTGATCCAATTTATCATAGTATTTTGCTTCTTTTAATTTAGAATAATCAAAATCTTGAGTTCCTTGATATTTATTTAAAAATTTCTTACAGAAAGTTATCCATTGATTCAATGCATTTCTATATCCTACTTTATCATCTGTATTTCTTAAATAATCTATTTGATATTTCTTTTTCCCATCAACTAGATTATTCTGTAATTCATACAATTCTTTTGATATCTCTAATCGACCTACAAACTGATTAGATAAATAAATAGATTTATCTTCTCCATTTTCAAAATGATTCTTGACTTCTTTTTTAGAAATAGAACATTTAGGGATCATTTTTGCAGCGTCAGGAAATAGATTATATTTCATTATTTCATAACAATTTTCTAAAAAATTAGTTATATTATTATCTAAAAGTTTATTATCTTCAAGTATACCTAAATAATAATTTCCATCTTTTCTTAAAATTATACTTCTATTATCAGATATTTTACTTTCACTCCAGCCATCTGCTAAAGTTGGAAAATCAAAATTAATTTTTATTTTTTCTTTGTCTGAATATTTTCTAGTCAAATAATTTCTTGTCAAATTATATAATTGAATTATATTATAATCTGAAATAACTTCATTTAGTAATGGATAAAATGCTTCATCTAAATCCAATTCATCATTATTTATTAATAGTAATTTCCATTTATGATATTCTTCTAAATGTTTTTCTAAATATTCTTTAATAGCCTCTAATTTCATTGGACTACCATAAATCGGTGTTTCAACTTTTAGTCTTTCAATAATATTAATTTTAAACTTTTCCAATAAAACATTAAAAACATCAATTTCTTCATATCCTTCCACAGAACTAACAAGTTCTTGAATTTCCATTAAAGTTAAATATCCTTTTGCTTTACTAGTTTCATCTAATTCGATGTATTTTTTATATTTTTTCTTTTCTTCTTTTGTACCTTCTGTAATTTTTAAAGAATATCCTCTTCTAATTACATCCCATTGTCCAAAGAGCATTTGAGAAAATTTTTGTGTATTTCTAGCATCTATATAAATATCTTCACTGTTTGCTGTTCTTAAGGAATTATACAAATTTTCTAATTGTACAAATATCGATGGGGAAACTTCAGTAGATTCAAAAAATGAAACATTAAATTTATTTATCCTATCTACTAAGTCATTATCATCTTCAATTTGATCAATTAAAAATGATGTTGATTCTGAGTATTCTAATATTTGCTTCCTCAATTTAGTTAATACACCTAATTTAATATTTTTTGTATAAGGATTTCTTCTTAATTGTTGCTGAGTAAGATTTAATATTTCATTAATTCCCTGAACTTTTTCGCCATTTTCTTTTGTAAATCCTCCTCGTATTGCTTGATATGTATCTATTCCTTTTTGAGTTATAACATAATTAAATCCATTAGGGTTAAAAAAATCTTTAATTGATTTATCAATACTCATAATTCCTTCGGATTTTAAATTTTTTTCCAAATTATCTAATTTGTCTTCTAAATATTTAATATTTTTATTAAATACTTGTATATTTTTATAAAAATACACAAAGTTTTCATTTACAACCCTAAATGGTATACCTGTTGCAATATCTTTATCAGTAAAAATATTTTTTCTTGCTTCCCAAAAATTACTTAATCTAGTCGTAAATTTGTTATATAAATTAATGCCATTAAAATATTCTTTATTATAAATATTGGTGGTTTCAACAAATTTTGGTAAAATTTCTAAGATAAACTCTTTCTTAAATAATTTTCCATATAACTCTTTATTTTTTTTTACAATATCTTTAGAGAATTTTTCTCCATTTTTATCCAACTCTCCTGATAAAATATTTAATAATATTTTTCTATATTCTGACTGAATAGTTGTTAAATTTTTTTTAGATTCTTTATCAGTGGAATTTAAAAGTTCATGTGCATAATATAATTTTATCCAGTCTAAATTTAAATCAGTTAACCTATTTCTAATATATTGTCTGTAATAATCATCTGCAATATTTTTTAAAATCGGATAAAAATTATTACGCTCAAAATCTTTATCTAATTTACCTAATTTTTCTAAATTTTCAAGTGTTTTCCCTACTGGTTTAAGCCTAAATCTAAGAGTTTTAGAAATAGATGCTATATTTGTAAGTCTTTCAAAAGACATTATTTTCTCCTTTATAATTTTATTTAACATTTACACGATTTTAATTTTAAAAAAAGAATTTATTTATAGTAGAAATTATATTATGTTAATATTTTATCAAATTATGCAAGTGTTATAATAATATTATAACAATTAAATATAAAAATTCAAATATGTATTATGCTATCTTTGAAAATAGTATTTTTCATAAAAAAGAAGCGATTAACAAATAATAGCATTCTAAACTATCTTTATCTACTTTAGTAGAAATTTTACAATTAATTATAACATAATTTATTATTAAATTTATAATTATATTTATATAATCACTTTTAATAAATAACCTATTTCTATATTTTTTAATTATTAAATAAACTCTTCACTCATTTTCCCACCAACAATCTTGAAAACTCTATCACAATATTTTAAAAGTCTGTTATCATGGAATTGCATTATAGTTTTTCTATTTGATTCTTCTGTAATCTCTTTTAGATTTTTTACTACATCTATCGCCCTATTTGTATCTAAGCTTGCTGTAGGTTCATCTGCTAATATTAATTATATTTTATTTAAAATCATTTGCATTTTTATACACAACAACTCTTGATAAGTTTATTGATGAAATATCATAATTTCTAAAGTCATCTAGTGCATTTTTAGCCATCATTGATGATAACAAATTTAAATTTGTTCTTGACTTAAGGACAATTCACTTTTAAAAAATATAAAAAATGAAAGGTTGAAAATTTTAATTATGTATCTAAGTTAATTTCAGAAAATATTATAGAACAGTTAACGAGAAAATGGTAAGACACTGTTATTTGTCTTACCATTATTAAAACATATTTATTATAATCTAAATATATTAACCTTTAAGTAATTTTATCTATATGTATTTTCTATATAAATATACTTTTAGTTAACTTAAATTTTATTTTTTAACTGAATTTGTGAAAATATTTAATTCTTAAAT
Protein-coding regions in this window:
- a CDS encoding ABC transporter ATP-binding protein; this encodes MSEIIRFEKVNKEFQDGNDKIEALKETSFSVNSGELVAIIGPSGSGKSTLLTMMGGLQKPTNGKIFFNGQDISELNEKDRNSLRFDKIGFILQASNLVPFLKISEQFELVDKFNKTKHNKEKAKSIMEKFGIYNRKDQYPGDLSGGERQRAAIARALYPEPNLILADEPTASLDTNRAMDVVKILKEITEDSNRTTIMVTHDNRLLKHCDRVFKIVDGKMSEEFIE
- a CDS encoding ABC transporter permease; its protein translation is MFLAIKEMKKEKSRFVLIICIVVLISYLVFFLTGLAYGLAKDNVTAVEMWNANKIVLKSGTNSNLSASMMDKKALDDLKNYDISPINLARVVAYKNSNESKENTINIAMIGLNQDSKAYPEIIEGKKPENKDQVLASISLKDEEKLEIGDKLLISMNDREYEIVGFTKESKYNVSSVIYTELNESSPNILSFVKHDAESNDDKTDATSGATKNIPERIAGIIVHGENDLKTNEKYDVISIDEFINEIPGYLAQVLTFGLMIGFLILISTIVLGVFMYIITMQKKQTFGIMKVQGISNLYISKSVIHQTFLVSVIGVLIGLGLNLVSEIFLPKTVPFKSNYTFYGLIALIIVVISLVGAIFSVRGVTKVDPLEVLD
- a CDS encoding MarR family winged helix-turn-helix transcriptional regulator, with protein sequence MDFICFINMFYRYGKKLLEEMLSDKNLNMQELIVLLVINESKGIFQSKLLNFTALDKGNFSKFLRQLENKDLIYRVASEEMIGQNMCYLTKNGKKLIPHLKDTLDKWQNSLLENIENEKVENFNKVSKSISENLIEKLKIKW
- a CDS encoding phage minor head protein — translated: MVNTAELDDSKRRGILAKKFEATLDKRTSKICREHGQRIIPIDKIKIGVNAPPLHPYCRSHLSDMLEGLDYDSEDELMRMIEGKNNHISRGHGDKIYPINDNVVNNLNGPNVDNLNQAENDAL
- the cas2 gene encoding CRISPR-associated endonuclease Cas2; translated protein: MIFVSYDIKDDKVRTKFSKYLSKYGYRIQYSIFCVKNSERILNLVKSDIENKFKKLFKESDSVMIYKVDKDSIINYGYPIHENDDIIIV
- the cas1 gene encoding type V CRISPR-associated endonuclease Cas1 → MSNFFLWIVGNYNITTPLIKRAKKFGYSIFLFSHSFRIIESFCIPLEGNTILRQRQYYNKNNFEIAKYFVKNKIDNQILALKKSDLDRIIFTNVKMKLYEYYLKIDNVKDDKSLLGIEGSASRLYFSTLFVGQNWHGRRPRVKHDINNCLMDLGYTLLFTYIEALLKCFGFDSYIGVYHKIFYKRKSLVCDMVEPFRPIIDYQIVKMNNLNMIDTNDFTIRNFQVTLNYKESKKYVGYLMKAILDNREEMFLYIQNYYRAFMKNKDISKFPIYKYK
- the cas4 gene encoding type V CRISPR-associated protein Cas4; the encoded protein is MEQLITFAELNDFIFCPMSLYFHSYYIDFDDSIYKSTFQTNGSYAHSAVDENRYSSRKNVLQGTSLYCEKYNLVGKLDTFYIDEGKLVERKKKVKQIFDGYVFQTYAQYFSLLEMGFKINSIEVYSIDDHKHYKIKLPYEDKEMFEKFESVINEINNFDYLNFNQTNIQKCKNCIYNPLCGGIDVK